The nucleotide window GCGTCCACCACACGTCACCGTGTGCGATGCAAACGCTGTCGCGGCGAAGCTCCGGCTGAGCGGCCAGCACGAGGGTGAGCCGCGTGAGCCAGCGCGGCGGCAGGGTGTCGTCGTCAGTAGCATGCGCACCGAGCCGGCGTTGCGCAGGCATCGGTATCGCGATGGCCACACAGAAACTATCGTTGAGCGTGCAGACCCAGCCACGTTGACCGTCGAGATCAATGGCATGGCGCGCGCCTTGTACATCGCGCGGGGTAATCCAGTCGAGGGCGGCGAGCGCGAAAGGCAAACGCATACGTGGAGAAGATTGTCGGGAGAGAGAAGGAGGGAGTACCGAACCCCGCAAAGCGGCGGTCGAACGAGGACGATCCATGTGTCCGGCCTGCGCCCGCAAAGACCGGAATTGTCGCGTGCCTGCGCGCGAGTGCCATCCGGCACATACCTGATTTCATGTGCCAGTACGCCACCGGAAGGCAAATATCCAACGTGATGTCGCGCGGGAGATACGGGATAAAGCTCAAGAGTCGTCTAGCTAATTCGGATACCAAAATTATGGTCAAAAATCCGTATATCCATAAAACACAAATGTCCAGGAGTCGGGAATGACGGGAAGCACAGGCGTTATCGTTGTAGAGGACCACGAGTTGCTGGCGGACGGCATGTGCCGTCTGGTCGAGGGGGATCTCAAGTGGCGCGTGCTCGCCCGGGTGGCCAACGGGCTCGACGTCTACCGTGCGTGTCAGGTGCATCGTCCCGATCTGGTGATGCTTGACCTCGGGCTGCCGGGGATGGACGGCATCGATGTCATTCGTCAGTGCTGTCAGCGCTGGCTCGGCCTGCGGGTATTGGTCAACTCGGCGAGTAACGACGGCGAGCGCGCGCGTCAGGCGCTCGATGCGGGCGCGGCGGCGTACGTGTTGAAAAGCAGCGCGCGCGATACGGTGATTCACGCTGCCCGGCAAGTGATGACAGGGCGGCGCTTCATTGACCCGGCCGTGTTTGGCGTGATGCGAACCCCGGCGCAGTCGCCCTACTTGCCAATCCCCTGCGACAACGAAACGCCTGAGCGTCTGCTCACGTTGCGAGAGCGTCAGGTACTCAAGCTGGTCGCAGAGGGGCAACGTAATCGAGACATCGCCGCACTGCTCTCGATCAGCATCAAGACGGTCGAGACGCACCGGCTCAACATGATGCGCAAGCTCGACGCTCACAACGTGGCCGATATCGTGAACTGGGCACACCGGCTCCGCATGATGTTGTGACGCCCGGACGATCGCGCGTTTTGGGGTGAAGTTCAGGTCTGCGCCGGATGTCCGGTGCAACACGTGTGCGAGACCATCGCTCGTGTTCTTGCCATTCCACTTCACGACTGCCTAACCGGTATCCGGTGCGCGCCGCATGCACTCCTCTCCGATCGATCTCCAGACGCAACGCAAGCTTGAGCAGCTCTTCGAACTGATGGCGCTGCCGGCACGCGCTATCGCACCGAAGATGCGGGTGACGCTTGCGCCGTGCCACCTGATGATCGAGGCCGGGACGACGGGGGTGACATTCGCGCTGACATTGATCGAGCGGACCGCACGAGCGGAGCGTTGGTTGCCGTTGTTGCTGCAAACCTGCGCGCCGGAGTGGAGCTTGGGCATTCCGGTGCGGGCCTGCGTGGCGCAGGGGCGTCCTATGTTGATCGCTACACCGGCCACGGCGTGTCGTTTGCAGGCGGGAGACTGGCTGCAATGTCTTTCGCGCATGCGGCGCCTGCTGGAGCGTATCCATGCCGAACAACAGCGCGATGCCCGTGATGTCAGCGACGCTGCGGAGCCACGAGGATGACCCGCGTGATGTCGTGGCTTGGCGCCGCCGCCGGGCGGCAGGACATCGTGCTGGCGGCATTGCTGCTTGTCACCGTCCTGATGATCATCATCCCGATGCCGCCTTCGGTGATGGACATGCTCATCGCGCTCAATCTTGCTGTGTCGTTGCTGCTCTTGATGGTGGCACTCTACGTCAACGAACCGCTCGATTTCTCTGTTTTCCCCTCCGTATTGTTGATGACCACGCTGTTTCGGCTGGGGCTGACGATCAGCACGAGCCGACTGATTCTGCTGCGTGCGGACGCGGGCGATATCGTCTACACCTTCGGAGACTTTGCGGCGGGCGGCAACATCGTGGTGGGGATGATCGTGTTCCTGATCATCACGGTGGTGAATTTCATCGTGATCACGAAGGGCTCCGAGCGGGTGGCGGAAGTTGGCGCACGATTCTCGCTCGATGGCA belongs to Pandoraea norimbergensis and includes:
- a CDS encoding two component system response regulator, with amino-acid sequence MTGSTGVIVVEDHELLADGMCRLVEGDLKWRVLARVANGLDVYRACQVHRPDLVMLDLGLPGMDGIDVIRQCCQRWLGLRVLVNSASNDGERARQALDAGAAAYVLKSSARDTVIHAARQVMTGRRFIDPAVFGVMRTPAQSPYLPIPCDNETPERLLTLRERQVLKLVAEGQRNRDIAALLSISIKTVETHRLNMMRKLDAHNVADIVNWAHRLRMML